The nucleotide window TGACCTGCGACGGCGAGACCTCGAGCCCCGAGTCGCGGAGCGTCTTCGCGGCGATCGCCTCGCGCAGCTCCGGCAGGCCGGCGGCGGGCGTGTACTTGTGGTTCTTCGGGTCGTGCACGGCGGCGAGGGCGGCCTCGACGATGTGCTCGGGCGTCGGGAAGTCGGGCTCCCCGGCGGCGTACGACACGATCGGGCGGCCCTCGGCCTTCAGGGCCTTCGCCTTGGCGTCGACCTTGAGCGTCGCGGACTCGGCGATACGTGAGATGCGGGCGGACAGGCGCGGGTGCAGGGTCACGTCACCGAGTCTACCGACGGCCCCATGCCCCGGGTGGATGCCCGGGGCCGCCCGTCCGGGGCGCAGCGTCTCGGCACCCACTCGCGGACAGGAGCGTATCGAGACCCCCGGGCACCGGGTCTCGATACGGCGCTGCGCGCCTGCTCGACCGACGTGCATCCGCATCCGCCGGTCGAGGAGCGACGCAGGAGCGTATCGAGACCCCCGGGCACCGGGTCTCGATACGGCGCTGCGCGCCTGCTCGACCGACGTGCATCCGCATCCGCCGGTCGAGGAGCGACGCAGGAGCGTATCGAGACCCCCGGGCACCGGGTCTCGATACGGCGCTACGCGCCTGCTCGACCGACGTGCATCCGCATCCGCCTGTCGAGTAGCGACGCTCAGAGGTTCTGCCCGATGTCCCACAGCCGGTCGGGGCGGCCGTCGATGGCTTCGGAGACGGCGAGGGCCTGGTCGTCGGAGAGCGAGGCGACGTAGTCGACGACGCCGCGGGCGACGGCGAGGCTCGGCACGTCGGCGCGGTCGGGCAGCGGGATGCCGTCGGGGCGTTCGTCGTGCAGTCGCGCGTAGCCGTCTGCGGCGATCTCGACGAGTTCGCGGAGGCGTTCGGGCACGCGCGTGCGGTCTTCTTCGTCGGTGATCCAGGCGGCGAGGCCCTTGACGGCGCGGGTCAGCACCCGGCTGAGGCCGCGCTGGTACATGACGATGTCGGCGCGGTCGAGGATGAAGTGCCGGTGCACGAACTTCAGCACCTCGACCTCGTGCCAGGCCCGCCGGTCGAGGGTGACGAGGCCGGATCGCACGACGCCCTCCGGCGCGGGGACGACGGAGGCCTGCAGGTGCGCGATCCAGCGGCCGGTGAAGGAGGAGAGGGCGCGTTCGGCGGAGATGGATCCGTCGAACGGGGTCGCGAGCAGGCCGTCGACGAGGTCGTCGGCGACGACGGAGACGGCGTCGGCGAAGGCATCGTCGTCCGCGATCCAGGGGTCGCTGCGGTGCAGCTTCCGGCGGAGGGCGTCGAGGGCGGCGCCGGGCGGGGCGCCGCGTTCGGCGAGGGCTTCGGCGTCGAGGGCGGCCAGTTCGCTCGAGGCCTCGGTCCAGCCGCGGAACTCGCGGGCGACCGCGCCCTGGCCGAGGAGGCCCGCCCGGTAGAAGTCGTCGACGTCGTGGATGGAGTAGGCGATGTCGTCGGCGAGGTCCATGATCGAGCATTCGAGGGACTGCTGCATGGGCGGCAGACCGGCGCGCGCGCCGAACAGGTCGGCGGCGTCGAGGTCGTACGCCGAGAACTTGGGGGCCTCGACGGTGCCGGGCGCCCCGCCGACGCCCGGGGTGCGCCGGAGGCCGCGCGGCAGCGGGCCGTCGCCGTAGGCGGCGGCGTCGACGAAGCGCGTCCACGGATACTTGGCGACGGCCGCCCGCACCGCGGCGGTGAGGTTCAGGCCGCGCGGCGCGGTCGCCGAGACGTCGAGGGTGGCGAGGATGCGATAGCTCTGCGCGTTGCCTTCGAACCCGTCGGCGAGGCCGAGGGTATCGCGGGCGAGCCGGTCGAGGACGCGTTCGCCGAGGTGGCCGAACGGGGGATGCCCGAGATCGTGGGCGCTTGCGGCGGCCTGGACGACGACGGCGTCGCAGCCCGAGGCCAGGGCGAGTTCGCGGGCCGGCGAGTCCGGGGCGGCGAGTTCCACGGCGATCGTGCGGGCGACGGCGGTGACCTTCACCGAGTGGGTGAGCCGGTTGTGGATGAGGGGCCCGGCTCCCGGCTGGGCGATGACCTGGGTGACGGCCGAGAGCCGGGAGAAGTACGGCGAGAAGCGGATGCGTTCGAGGTCGGCGCGGAATTCGGCGTGCTCGCCGCTCGGTTCGAGGCCGCGATTCGGTTCGGCGAAGCGGCGTGCGGCGCGTTCGGGCTGCATGCGTCCCCCTTCCGAGCGGCTGCTATCCACGAATCTATTGCGCCGCGGCGCCGTGCGCGAGCGGCTCCGGCCCCTGCCGAGGATTCCCGCGCCGGGCGGTTTGGCCGAGGGCCCGGCGTCACCTAGACTTGCTGAGGTTGCGAACGACGACCAAGCTCGACTGCGCCCGTTTTCACGGGTGCGGAACGGATCGGGCGTCGTGCAGCTTCAGGGGTTGATTCCCCTGAAGGGCGGTGGCTCAATTGGTAGAGCAGCGGTCTCCAAAACCGCAGGTTGCAGGTTCGAGTCCTGTCCGCCCTGCGAGTCGGCAGCGAATGCCGACCCATCCGAAAGGTGACGAGGTGGCTCGGAAAATCATCGACGAACCCAGTGAGGATGTCGTCGCCGACGCGAAGCGCCAGCGCGCTGCGCGCCGGAACCCGTTCTCGAGGATCGCGCTGTTCATCCGTCAGGTCGTCAACGAGCTCAAGAAGGTCGTCACCCCGACCCGCAAAGAGCTCTTCAGCTTCACCGGCGTGGTGCTCGTCTTCGTGGTCATCATGATGGCGATCGTCTGGGGCCTCGACCAGCTGTTCGGATGGGCCGTGCTCTGGACCTTCGGTCAACCGGGCGCCTGATCGGACCTTCCGGCGGGAGCCGGCCGGCGGTCGGGGCGCACGGCCGGGGGGCACAGACCAGCGAGAAGGATAGAGAAGTGGCAAAGAGCGAGTACGAGGACGCCGACTGGGCGACCGCCGCAGAGCAGTCGGCCGACGACGACGAGGCCCAGGAGGGCAACGTCCTCGAGCAGGCCGAGGATTCGGTCGAGCCCGCCGAGGAGCGCGCCATGCACGTCGACGGCGATGACGAGACCGACCTGCAGGCCGCGCTCGATTCCCTCGCCGAGGCGAAGGACGCCGAGGCCGATGCGGTCGTCGACGACGCGCTCGACATCGACTCCGCCGAGGAGGCGGAGGCCGCGGCCGACGCCGCGGAGGACGAGGCGGAAGAGGTCGACCCCTACGCCGACTTCCGTGCCGAACTGCGCTTCCAGCCCGGCAAGTGGTACGTCGTGCACTCGTATGCGGGCTTCGAGCGTCGTGTGAAGGCGAACATCGAACAGCGTCGCGAGTCGATGGGCATGGCCGACTACATCTACCAGGTCGAAGTGCCCATGGAAGACGTGGTCGAGATCAAGAACGGCCAGCGCAAGATGGTCACGCGCGTGCGCATCCCGAGCTATGTGCTCGTGCGCATGGAGCTGAACGAGGACTCCTGGTCGGTCATCCGTCACACCCCGGGCGTCACCGGCTTCGTCGGCAACGCCCACAACCCCACGCCGCTTCGCTTCGAAGAGGCCTTCAACATGCTGAAGAGCCTCGTCGAGCCCAAGGAGGTTCCGGCGGCCAAGGGCGGCAAGGCTCAGGCCGGCGGCGCGCAGGCTGCCCGCCCGGTCATCGCCGAGGTCGATTTCGAGATCGGCGAGACCATCACGATCAAGGACGGCTCCTTCGCGGGCCTGCCCGGCACGATCAACGAGATCAAGCCCGAGAGCGGCAAGCTCACGGTGCTCGTCTCGCTCTTCGAGCGCGAGACGCCGGTCGAGCTGAGCTTCGACCAGGTCACCAAGCTCTAACGATCCAGTCGGCGCGCAGGCGCATCCGCTATGCTTGAGCGGTTGTGCCTTCGCGCACATCCCCACCGCATCCCGGATCGACCGGGACCGCGGGAGAGTGCCCCGATGCGGGCGTTCGAACAGAAAGAGAGAAATCATGGCACCGAAGAAGAAGGTCACCGGTCTGATCAAGCTTCAGATCAAGGCCGGCGCCGCGAACCCCGCCCCGCCGATCGGCCCCGCCCTGGGTCAGCACGGCGTGAACATCATGGAGTTCTGCAAGGCCTACAACGCCGCGACCGAGTCGCAGCGCGGCAATGTGATCCCCGTCGAGATCACCGTCTACGAGGACCGCTCGTTCACCTTCGTCCTGAAGACCCCGCCCGCCGCGGAGCTCATCAAGAAGGCCGCCGGCGTCGCCAAGGGCTCGGGCGTCCCGCACACCACCAAGGTCGGCAAGATCAGCAACGACCAGGTGCGCGCGATCGCCGAGCAGAAGATGGCCGACCTGAACGCGAACGACCTCGACGCCGCGTCGAAGATCATCGCGGGCACCGCCCGTTCGATGGGCATCACGGTCGAATAACCGGCCGATCTCGTCGGTCGAGGAGCGCGAAGCGCGTCTCGAGGCCACGAGATCGAGGACGCCGCATCGCGCGGCATCCCGCACAGAACTCACATCGTGGCAGCGCCCGCCAGGCGCGATGACCACACTCTCTCAAGGAGAACCAACATGGCGAAGAAGTCCAAGGCCTACCGGGCCGCGGCCGAGAAGATCGAGGCCGGCAAGTACTACACCCCGTCGGAGGCCGTCGCCCTCGCCAAGCAGACGGGTTCGGCCAAGACCGACTCGACCGTCGAGGTCGCCGTCAAGCTCGGCGTCGACCCGCGCAAGGCGGACCAGATGGTGCGCGGCACCGTCATCCTCCCGCACGGCACCGGCAAGACCGCCCGCGTCATCGTCTTCGCGACCGGCCCCGCGGCCGAGGCCGCGATCGCCGCGGGCGCCGACGAGGTCGGCGGCGCCGAGCTCATCGAGAAGGTCGCCGGCGGCTACACCTCGTTCGACGCGGCTGTGGCCACGCCCGAGCTCATGGGCCAGGTCGGCCGTCTCGGCAAGGTGCTCGGCCCCCGCGGCCTGATGCCGAACCCGAAGACCGGCACGGTGACCCCGAACCCGGCCAAGGCCGTCGAGGACATCAAGGGCGGCAAGATCGAGTTCCGCGTCGACAAGCACGCCAACGTGCACTTCGTCGTCGGCAAGGCCTCGTTCTCCGAGCAGCAGCTCGACGACAACATCAAGGCCGCCCTCGAAGAGGTCGTGCGCCTGAAGCCGTCGAGCGCGAAGGGCCGCTACATCCAGAAGGGCGCTGTGTCGACCACGTTCGGCCCCGGCATCCCGCTGGACGTCAACGCGATCTGACGCACACCGCGTACACGAAGGGCCCGCCTCGGCGGGCCCTTCGTCGTTTCCGGGGGCGGGGAGGAGCGGGAGCGGAGGCGGCGCGCCGCGGCATCCGTTCGCCGCGGCGCGCGCCCGCTCAGCCGCCGATGCGGATGAGCTTCTTGTTGACGAACTCGTCGGCGCCGAGACGGCCGAGCTCGCGGCCCGAACCCGAACGCTTCACACCGCCGAAGGGCAGCTCGGCGCCCTCTGCGCCCACCGCGTTGATGAAGACCATGCCGGCCTCGATCGCATCCGCCACGCGCAGCGCCTGCTCGGGATCCGTCGTGAACACGTACGAGCCGAGGCCGAACGGGGTGTCGTTGGCGATCCGCACCGCCTCCGCCTCGTCGGCGGCGCGGTAGACGGCCGCGACCGGTCCGAAGAACTCCTCGCGGTACGCGTCGTTTCCGGCATCCACCTCGGTCAGCACCGTCGTCTCGAAGAAGTTGCCGCTGCGGCCGCCGCCGGCCACGAGCGTCGCCCCGCCGGCCACGGCCCGCTGCACCTGGCCCTCGAGCCGCTCGGCGGCCGCCGCCGACGACAGCGGGCCGATGACCGCATCCGGCGACGACGGATCCTTCGCCTCGACCGCGGTGAGCGCCGCCGTGAACTTCTCCAGGAACGCGTCGTACAGCCCGTCGACCACGATGAAACGCTTGGCGGCGTTGCACGACTGACCGCTGTTGTCGAGGCGGGCGGAGACGGCGGCATCCACCGTCGCATCGAGGTCGTCGGTCGAGAACAGCAGGAACGGATCCGAACCGCCGAGCTCGAGCACGACCTTCTTCAGGTGCCGGCCGGCGAGCTCGGCGACCGCCGTGCCGGCCCGCTCCGAGCCGGTGAGCGAGACGCCGCGCACCCGCGGGTCGGCGATGACGCCCTCGATCTGCTCGTTCGAGGCGAGGATGTTGACATAGGCGCCTGCGGGGAAGCCGGCGTCGCGGAAGATCTGCTCGATCGCGATCGCCGACTCGGGGCACTGCGGGGCGTGCTTCAGGACGATCGTGTTGCCGGTCACCAGGTTCGGCCCCGCGAAGCGGGCGACCTGGTAGTACGGGAAGTTCCACGGCATGATGCCGAGCAGCACCCCGAGCGAATCGCGGCGGATGAACGCCGAGCCCTCGCCGGCGAGCAGATCGATCGGCTCGTCGCGCATGATCGCCTCGGCGTTGTCGGCGTAGTACGTGTAGATCTCGGCGGCGAAATCGACCTCGCCGAGAGCCTGCTCGATCGGCTTGCCCATCTCGCGCACGATGATCTTCGCGAGCTGCTCGCGCCGCTCCGAATGCAGCTGCCCGACCCGGCGGATGAGGGCGCTGCGCTCGCCGACCGTCGAGGTCTTCGACCAGTCGCGATGCGCGGCGTCGGCCAGGCCCAGGGCCGCCTCGAGCTCGGCGTCGGTGATGGTGGGGTACTGCTCGATCGTTGCTCCGGTCGCGGGGTCGACGACGGCGTAGCTCATGAGGCTCCTTCCACGGGTATGCGAACGACGGGCCCCGCAGGTTCGGCGTCGGCGCCGTCGGGCACCAGCCTACGGGTATGGTGGCCGTGCACGGTGGCGCTGTTCGCGGCAACCGGCGACGACGGCGAGGAGGCCGAGGTGCAGGCAGTGCTCGCGGGCATCCGCGTCGCCGACTTCTCGCGGGTGCTCGCCGGCCCCTACGCGACGATGCTCATGGCCGACTTCGGCGCCGACGTGATCAAGGTCGAGCCGCCCGGCGGCGACGAGACGCGCGCATGGCGTCCGCCGGTGGATGCCCTGGGCCGATCCACCTACTTCGGCGCCGTGAACCGCGGCAAACGATCCGTCGTGCTCGACCTGACGACGGAGGCCGGGCTCGCCCGGGCGCGACGGCTCGCGGCATCCGCCGACGTCGTCGTCGAGAACTTCCGCCCGGGGGTGATGGCCCGCTTCGGGCTCGACCACGCCTCGCTCGCCGCCGGGAACCCCGCGATCATCAGCTGCTCGATCACCGGATTCGGCGCCGGGGCCGGGATGCCCGGCTACGACCTGCTCGTGCAGGCCGTCGGCGGCCTCATGTCGGTCACCGGGCACCCGGGCGGCGAGCCGGTGAAAGCCGGCGTCGCCCTCGTCGACGTCATCACCGCGCAGAACGCGCTGAGCGGCATCCTGCTCGCCCTCCGCGAGCGGGATCGAAGCGGCATCGGCCAGCACGTCGAGGTGAACCTGCTGCAGAGCCTGCTGTCGGCCCTCGTGAACCAGGCCTCCTCGACGCTGGCCACCGGGCAGGCGCCGGCGCGACTCGGCAACCGGCACCCCTCGATCGCGCCGTATGCCGTGTTCCGCGCCGCCGACCGGGAGCTCGTGCTCGCCGTCGGCAACGACCGCCAGTTCCGCACCCTCGCGCGTCTCATCGGCCGACCCGAGCTCGCCGACGACCCCCGCTATGCGACGAACCCGGCCCGCGTCGCCGCACGCGACGAGCTCGAACCCCTCCTCGAGGCCGCCTTCGCGACGCGGCCGGCGGCCGAGTGGGTGGGGGTGTGCACGGACGCCGGCGTTCCGGCCGGGCTCGTCAACGACATCGCCGAGGCCGTCGCGTTCGCCGAAGGGCTGGGGCTCGACCCCGTCGCCCCCGGCGGCGCCTCGATCGCGAACCCCGTCGGCCTCGGCCGCACGCCGGCCGCGTACACGGAGGGGCCGCCCGGGCTCGGCGAGCACGACGGCGCGGTATGGGCGGATGCCGGGGCGCGCCCGGGCGACGCCCCCGACGGGCGCGCCGGCGCGGCCGAGAACGCCGCGCCACGGCATCCGCACCCGAGAAAGGAACCCGCGTGACCGCGCTCGACCGCATCTTCGACCTCGACGCCCTGCTCAGCGAGGAGGAACGCGGCTGGCGCGACCGGGCGCGCGCCTTCGCCGCCGAACACATCGCCCCCGTCGTCGACGACGACTGGGAGCGCGCGCACTTCCGCCGCGAACTCGTTCCCGCGCTCGGCGAGGCCGGCTTCCTCGGCATGCACCTCACCGGGTACGGCTGCGCCGGCGCCGGCGCCGTCTCGTACGGGCTCGTGTGCAGCGAGATCGAGGCCGCCGACTCGGGGTGGCGCACCTTCGTCTCGGTGCAGGGCTCGCTCGCGATGAGCGCGATCGCCGAATACGGCACGGAGGCGCAGAAGGAGCAGTGGCTGCCCGGGATGGCCGCAGGCACCCTCGTCGGATGCTTCGCGCTCACCGAACCGCAGGGCGGCAGCGACCCGGGCGCGATGACGACCGTCGCCCGGCGCGACGGCGGCGACTGGGTCATCGACGGCGCCAAGCGGTGGATCGGCCTCGCCTCGCTCGCCGACGTCGCCGTGGTGTGGGCGCGGGTCGAGGAGGACGGCTTCGGCACCGGTGCCCGGGCGGTGCGCGGCTTCCTCGTGCCGACCGCGACGGCCGGCTTCGAGGCGACGCCGATCACCGGAAAGCTCTCGATGCGCGCCTCGGTGCAGTGCGATGTGCGCCTGGACGGCGTGCGTCTGCCGGCCGAGGCGATGCTGCCGGATGCGGCGGGCCTGTCGGGCCCGTTCGGCTGCCTGAACGAGGCGCGCTTCGGGATCGTGTGGGGGGCGATGGGCGCGGCCAGATCCTGCTTCGACGCCGCCGTCGGCCGCGCGAGCGAACGCGAGGTGTTCGGCCGCCCCATCGGCGCCGCCCAGCTCACCCAGGCCAAGCTCGCCGATATGGCCGTCGAACTCGAGAAGGGGTACCTGCTCGCGCTGCACCTCGGGCGTGCGAAGGAGCGCGGGGCGCTCACGCCGGCGCAGATCTCGGTCGGCAAACTGAACGCGGTGCGCGAGGCGCTCGAGATCGCCCACCAGGCGCGCTCGATCCTGGCCGGCGACGGCATCACGAGCGCGTTCCCGGTGATGCGGCACGCTGCCAACCTCGAATCGGTCCGCACCTACGAGGGCACGGACGAGATCCACCAGCTCGTCATCGGCCGCGAGCTGACGGGCCTCGGCGCGTTCTGAGGGCGGATGCGGCCGGGGCCCCGCGCCGCGTCAGCCGAGGTGTGCGTCGGCGACATCGAGCGCCTCGTCGATGATGTCGAGGCCGTGGGCGAGCTCCTCCTCCGCGATGACGAGCGGCGGGGCCACGTGCACCCGGTTGAAATGCGTGAACGGCCAGAGCCCGGCGCGTTTGCAGGCGGCGGCCACTGCGGCGACGGGCGCTGCATCGGCACCGGAGGCGTTGAAGGGGACGAGCGGCTCGTGCGTGCCCTGATCCCGCACGAGCTCGATCGCCCAGAACAGGCCGCGCCCGCGGACCTCGCCGACCGAGGGATGCGCATCGGCGACGGCGGCCAGACGCGGGGCGACGATGCGCTCGCCGAGGTCGCGGACGTGTTCGAGGATGCGGTCCCGCTCGAAGACCTCGAACGTCGCCACGCCGGCCGCGCAGGCGAGCGGGTGCCCGGAGTAGGTGAGCCCGCCGGGGAACGGCCGCTCGTCGAAATACGCCGCGATCCACGGGGACATGATCACCCCGCCGAGCGGGACGTACCCCGAGTTCACGCCCTTCGCGAAGGTCACGAGATCGGGCACGACGCCGAAGCCGTTCACCGCGAACCACTCGCCGACCCGGCCGAACCCGACCATGACTTCGTCGGCGATGTAAACGATGCCGTACCGGTCGCACAGCTCGCGTACGCCGGCGAGGTATCCGGGCGGCGGCACGAGAACCCCGTTCGTGCCCACGATCGTCTCGAGGATGATCGCTGCGATCGTCTCCGCGCCCTCGAGGACGATGACCTGTTCGAGATGCGCGAGCGCACGATCGGCCTCCTCTTCCGGGGTGGACGAGTGGAACGCGGAACGATACGGGTACGGGCCGAAGAAGTGGGCGACGCTGCCGTCGCCGGGCTCGTTCGCCCAACGGCGCGGGTCTCCCGTGAGCGAGATCGCCGTGGCCGTCGCACCGTGGTAGCTGCGGTACGCCGAGAGCACCTTGCGCCGGCCCGTGACCAGGCGCGCCATCCGCACCGCGTATTCGTTCGCGTCGGCCCCGCCGTTCGTGAAGAAGACCCGGTCGAGATCACCCGGTGCGACCTCTGCGATGCGTCGCGCGAGCTCGCCGCGCACGTCGGACGCCATCGAGGGCTGGATCGTCGCCAGTCGTCCGGCCTGGTGCCGGATGGCTTCGACGAGGTCCGGATGCCCGTGGCCGAGGTTCAGGTTCACGAGCTGGCTCGAGAAGTCGAGATAGGCGTTGCCCTCGTAGTCCCAGAAGGTCGAGCCCGATCCGCCGGCGACGGGCAGCGGGTCGATGAGCGACTGCGCGCTCCAGGAGTGGAAGACGTGCGCGCGGTCGTCCGCGCGCACTGCGGCCCCGAGCTCAGGCGCCGGCAGCGGATGCCGGGTGCCTGTCGGGGCCGTGAACGGCATGGCATGCGCCGGTGCGCTCGTCGTATCGGTCATTCGTGCTCCTTCACGGTCTGGCGGTCGGTGGTCGGCACGGAGGGGGACGGGTGCGGCGGTGCCGCGAAGGCGGACCGCACCTCGTCATGCGGGAGGGCGAAGGCGACGTGCCCGTCACGGCCGACCGTGTCACGGGCGGCCACGAGAGCGTTGACCGTGGCCTCCTCGACCGCCTCGACGACGGCGGCGAAGAACGGATCGATCCGCCCCCATGGCACGAAGGCGAGCGTCTCGAGACCGCGGCCCTGCTCGTGGCCGAGCATCGAGGTCAGAGCGCCGGGGTTCGCGGTCGAGAAGGCGAGGAAGATGTCACCGGAGAAATGGCTCGCGGTGGTCCCGGTGCGGGCGAGGCCGAGGGGAACGCGCCGCGCGAGCGCGGCGCACTGACCGGGCAGCAAGGGGGCATCCGTTGCGACGACGACGATCACGCTGCCCGATCCCCCGGCGACTCGGGCGCGTTCCCCGTCGCGTTCGAGCCAGGCGGTCGTCTCCATGGGATTCGGTGCAGCCGAGGAACGGCCGAGGCGGCGCCCATCGATGCGCAGCTCGTCGCGGGAGCCGAAGTTCGCCTGCAGGAACACGCCGACCGTGTAGTGCTCACCGCCGACCTCGACGAGGCGGGACGCCGTGCCCGAACCTCCCTTGAAGCCGTAGCAGGTCATGCCGGTGCCGCCGCCCACGGAACCCTCGGAAATCGCTCCGCCGTGCGCGGCGTCGAGCGCGGCGCCGGCGTGCTCCGGCCGGACGTTGCCGGCGTTGATCGCGTTCAGGTATCCGTCCCAGGTCTCGCCGACGACGGGTAGCATCCACTGCGCGGAAAGGTCGGGGCGCGTGCGATGCACCCATTCGTCGACCCCGCGGTGCACGGCGCCGACCGCATGCGAGTTCGTGAGGGCGATCGGCAGGGTGAGCGCGCCGGACTCGTCGATCCAGGTGCGCCCGGTGAGCTCGCCGTTCCCGTTCAGCGAGAAGGTCCCCGCCGCGCAGGGCACGCCGATACCGTCCCTCCCTCGGGGGAGGATCGCCGTGACCCCCGTACGGGCGACGGACGCGGAGCCGGGGCCCGCCGGATCGCCGGACGCGATCGTCGCGTAGCCGACCTCGACGCCCGGAACGTCGGTGATCGCGTTCCAGCGCCCGGCGCGCCCGTCGAAGGGGATGCCGAGGTCTCTCGCGCGGGGTGCGGTGGTCGTCATCGACGCTCCTCAAAATGCTGAACAGACGTTCAAACCGTCTGCGGCACAACTTAGCACTCTTGACAGGCATTCTTACCTGTGGCTTGAATGGGCGTTCAAATCCAGGATCCCGTACCGGACGGGCCCCGAGCGGAGGAGACGACGATGTCCGAACAGACGGTCAACAGCGGCGAACGAGCTCCATCCACACGAAGAGGCGCACTCGCCGCCGGGCGGCTCGGCGTCGGCGACATCGTCTTCTTCGTCGTCTCGGCCGCGGCCCCGCTGACGGTGGTCGCGAGCGCCGCCCCGACCTCGATGCGCATGGGCGGCATCGGTGCGGCCGGTGCGATGCTCGTGTGCGCGGTCGTGCTCATCCTCTTCGCCTCGGGCTTCACGGCGATGTCGACGCACGTGCGCAACACGGGCGCCTTCTACGCCTACGTCGCCCGCGGCATCGGCAAGCCCGCCGGCACGGGCGTGGCCTTCGTCACGATCTTCGCCTACGCCATCCTCTCGGTCTGCTTCTACGGCTTCATCGGCTTCTTCGGCGAACTCACCTTCGGCGGGATCTTCGGCATCGAACTGCCGTGGGTGGTCTGGTCGCTCATCGCGGCCGCACTCGTCGCCGTCCTCGGGTACCGCAAGATCGACGTCGGGGCGAAGGTGCTCGGGGTCCTGCTCACGCTCGAAGTCGTGATCCTGCTCGCGCTCGCGATCGCCGTGCTCGGTCAGGGCGGACCAGAGCCGATCAGCGCGGCGCCCTTCGACCCGCGGGAGATCTTCTTCGCCGCCGGCTCCGGAAGCCTCTTCGTCGTCGGGTTCGGCGCATACCTCGGGTTCGAGGGCACCGCGATCTACGCCGAGGAGGCGAAGCGCCCGAAGCGCACGATCCCCATCGCGACGTACGTCGCCATCGCCTTCCTCGGCGTCTTCTACGCCTTCACGTTCTGGATGCTGACGGTCGCCTTCGGTGCCGACGGCGTCATCGAGATGGCCCGGTCCGACGCCTTCGAGACGATGGTCTTCGCCGCAGGCGAGGAGTACCTGGGCGCGTGGGCTGCCGTCGTCATGCAGGTGCTCATCGTGACGAGCTTCTTCGCCTGCGTCCTCGCGTTCCACAACGCCTCCAGTCGTTACCTCTACGCGCTCGGGCGGGAACGGCTGCTGCCGGCCGTCCTCGGCCGGACGCATGCGAAGACGAAGGCCCCGCACGCGGCGAGCGCCGTCATGAGCGTGCTCGCGCTCGTCGCCATCCTCGTGGCCTTCGCCCTCGGCGCCGACCCGTTCCTCCAGTTCGCGATCTGGACCTACGCGACCGGGGTCGCCGGGCTCGTCTTCGCACAGGGGGTCGCCGCCGTCGCCGTCGTCGGGTTCTTCGCACGGAACCGCCGCGGGCACAGCCCGTGGCGCGTGCTCGTCGCCCCGGCGCTCGGTGCCGCCGGCCTCATCACCGGGTTCCTGCTCATCGCCTTCAACTTCGAGATCGTCACGACCTTCACGGGGCCGATCAACTGGGTGCTCCTCGCGCCCACGCCCGTGCTGTTCATCGCCGGTATCGTCATGGGCATGGTCATCAGACGGCGCGATCCCGCACGGTATGCGGCGCTCGCCGAGAACCTCGACGACGCGGCTGCGGCCGGGCCCCGCGTGGGGGCCGAGTGACGCGGGGCGTGAAACGGACGGAGCGTCGCGGCGAACTCGTCGCGGCGCTGCGCCGTGTCGCCCGTGACCAGGGCCTCGCGCAGGCGAACGTGCGCGCGGTCGCCGCGGAGGCCGAGATGAGCGTCGGCAGCGTGTTGTACTACTTCGAGAACTTCGAACAGTTGCAGCTCGCCGCGGTGGAAGGCGTGCTGGAGGAGTTCTACGAGCGTCGCCGGGCGATCACCCTCCGCGAGCCCGACCCGGTCGCCCGCTTGCGCGCACTCATCGAAGCCGGGGTGCCGGACGAGATCAGCGGCGATCTCAGGATCGTCTACGAGAGCATCGGGC belongs to Agromyces archimandritae and includes:
- a CDS encoding APC family permease, whose amino-acid sequence is MSEQTVNSGERAPSTRRGALAAGRLGVGDIVFFVVSAAAPLTVVASAAPTSMRMGGIGAAGAMLVCAVVLILFASGFTAMSTHVRNTGAFYAYVARGIGKPAGTGVAFVTIFAYAILSVCFYGFIGFFGELTFGGIFGIELPWVVWSLIAAALVAVLGYRKIDVGAKVLGVLLTLEVVILLALAIAVLGQGGPEPISAAPFDPREIFFAAGSGSLFVVGFGAYLGFEGTAIYAEEAKRPKRTIPIATYVAIAFLGVFYAFTFWMLTVAFGADGVIEMARSDAFETMVFAAGEEYLGAWAAVVMQVLIVTSFFACVLAFHNASSRYLYALGRERLLPAVLGRTHAKTKAPHAASAVMSVLALVAILVAFALGADPFLQFAIWTYATGVAGLVFAQGVAAVAVVGFFARNRRGHSPWRVLVAPALGAAGLITGFLLIAFNFEIVTTFTGPINWVLLAPTPVLFIAGIVMGMVIRRRDPARYAALAENLDDAAAAGPRVGAE
- a CDS encoding TetR/AcrR family transcriptional regulator, whose amino-acid sequence is MKRTERRGELVAALRRVARDQGLAQANVRAVAAEAEMSVGSVLYYFENFEQLQLAAVEGVLEEFYERRRAITLREPDPVARLRALIEAGVPDEISGDLRIVYESIGLLREKPSYKPLHRSIVERQVMLYRSTIEIGVALGAFRPRQELSMVARNIVALEDAYDLYPLVGVDLDRGECRGAVIGYAELALDCDLG